One window of Parambassis ranga chromosome 3, fParRan2.1, whole genome shotgun sequence genomic DNA carries:
- the slc1a2a gene encoding excitatory amino acid transporter 2a produces the protein MQKQVEVRMDESHLEPIPDPTDSVCNSFCDKIMKNMVLTLTILGVFLGSIAGMLLRHISPLPADVIMIIAFPGEILMRMLKMLILPLVVSSLVTGLAGLDAKSSGRLGTRAMVYYMTTTVIAAILGVILVLLIHPGNPKLRANLGQGKKNDEVSSMDALFDLIRNLFPENLVQACFQQVQTITTKVPVPTNRTKGPQHFTIKRSLQFKGGMNVLGLIGFFVAFGVIMGKMGEKAKLMLEFFNVLNEIIMKIVSAIMWYSPVGIACLICGKIISIADLEVVARQLGMYMITVIVGLIIHGGIFLPLIYFVIVKQNPFTFFMGIFQAWVTALGTASSAGTLPVTFRCLEENLGIDKRVTRFVLPVGATINMDGTALYEAVAAIFIAQMNGIELDWGQIVTVSMTATLASVGAASIPSAGLVTMLLILTAVGLPTQDISLLVAVDWLLDRFRTSVNVVGDSYGAGIVYHLSKDELDSFDAQQTRMDDFEMAKTQSFYENNTNQNVYAHHNSILIDDCKVTMGKNGNAADFSLVEEEPWKCG, from the exons ATGCAGAAGCAAGTGGAGGTCAGGATGGATGAGAGCCACCTGGAGCCCATACCAGACCCTACTGATAGTGTATGCAACAGTTTCTGTGACAAGATCATGAAGAACATGGTCCTCACCCTCACAATCCTCG GCGTGTTTCTGGGCTCCATTGCCGGAATGCTCCTGCGGCACATATCACCTCTCCCTGCTGATGTTATCATGATCATTGCCTTCCCCGGGGAGATCCTAATGAGGATGCTGAAGATGCTGATTTTGCCTCTTGTTGTCTCCAGTCTGGTCACAG GACTGGCTGGTTTGGATGCTAAATCCAGTGGTCGTTTAGGCACCAGGGCCATGGTGTACTACATGACAACAACGGTGATTGCAGCCATCCTGGGTGTGATCCTGGTGCTGCTCATCCATCCCGGGAACCCCAAACTGAGAGCTAACCTCGGCCAGGGAAAGAAGAACGACGAGGTGTCCAGCATGGACGCTTTGTTTGATCTCATCCGAAATCTTTTCCCGGAGAACTTGGTGCAGGCCTGCTTCCAGCAG GTCCAGACTATCACCACAAAAGTACCGGTGCCCACTAACAGGACCAAAGGTCCGCAACACTTCACCATCAAAAGGTCGCTTCAGTTCAAGGGTGGGATGAACGTCCTGG GCTTGATTGGATTCTTTGTTGCTTTCGGGGTTATTATGGGCAAAATGGGAGAGAAGGCCAAGCTCATGTTGGAGTTCTTCAACGTCCTGAATGAGATCATTATGAAGATTGTTAGTGCAATTATGTG gtacTCCCCTGTGGGTATCGCCTGCCTCATCTGTGGAAAGATCATCTCCATTGCTGACTTGGAGGTGGTTGCAAGGCAGCTGGGGATGTACATGATAACCGTCATCGTGGGCCTCATCATCCACGGAGGCATCTTCCTTCCCCTGATCTATTTTGTGATAGTGAAACAAAACCCCTTCACGTTCTTTATGGGAATCTTCCAGGCATGGGTCACAGCACTTGGAACAGCATCCAG TGCTGGCACCTTGCCTGTTACGTTCCGGTGCTTAGAGGAGAACCTGGGCATCGACAAGAGAGTCACCCGCTTTGTCCTCCCAGTGGGTGCCACCATCAACATGGACGGCACGGCACTTTACGAGGCTGTTGCTGCCATCTTCATCGCTCAGATGAATGGGATCGAGCTGGACTGGGGCCAGATTGTTACTGTGAG TATGACAGCCACCTTGGCCAGCGTTGGAGCAGCCAGTATCCCCAGTGCTGGACTCGTGACTATGCTTCTGATCCTCACTGCAGTGGGGCTCCCCACTCAGGACATCAGCCTCCTGGTCGCTGTCGACTGGCTGCT GGACCGTTTCCGCACGTCTGTGAACGTGGTCGGGGATTCCTACGGCGCGGGCATTGTGTACCACCTCAGCAAAGACGAGCTGGACAGCTTTGATGCCCAGCAGACTCGAATGGATGATTTTGagatggcaaaaacacaatCCTTCTATGAAAACAACACCAACCAGAATGTATACGCTCACCACAACTCAATCTTGATAGACGACTGCAAG